One Halichoerus grypus chromosome 1, mHalGry1.hap1.1, whole genome shotgun sequence genomic region harbors:
- the TRNT1 gene encoding CCA tRNA nucleotidyltransferase 1, mitochondrial, whose product MLRCLNPWHRPLLSGSWSRLCLFKQYLFTMKLQSPEFQSLFTAGLKSLTELFVKENHELRIAGGAVRDLLNGVKPQDVDFATTATPAQMKDMFQAAGIRMINNKGEKHGTITARLHEENFEITTLRIDVVTDGRHAEVEFTTDWQKDAERRDLTINSMFLGFDGTLFDYFNGYEDLKNKKVRFVGHAKQRIQEDYLRILRYFRFYGRIVDKPGDHDPETLEAIAENAKGLAGISGERIWVELKKILVGNHVNHLIHLLYDLDVAPYIGLPTSASLEEFNKVSKNADGFSPKPMTLLASLFKVQDDVTKLDLRLKISKEEKNLGIFIVKNRKDLVKATDSSEPLKPYQDFIIDSRESDAMPRVCELLKYQGEHGLLQQMQQWCIPPFPVSGHDIRKVGISSGKEIGALLQQLREQWKKSGYQMEKDELLSYIKKSEN is encoded by the exons ATGCTGAGGTGCCTGAATCCCTGGCACAGGCCATTACTGAGCGGTAGTTGGAGTAGGCTGTGCCTTTTCAAGCAGTATCTATTTACAATGAAGTTGCAGTCTCCAGAATTCCAGTCACTGTTCACAGCAGGATTGAAGAGTCTGACAG aattatttgtcaaagaaaatcatgaattaaGAATAGCAGGAGGAGCAGTGAGGGATTTATTAAATGGAGTAAAGCCTCAAGATGTGGATTTTGCTACCACTGCTACCCCTGCTCAAATGAAGGACATGTTTCAGGCTGCGGGTATTCGTATGATAAacaacaaaggagaaaagcatGGAACAATTACTGCCAGG CTTcatgaagaaaattttgaaattactACACTGCGGATTGATGTTGTCACTGATGGAAGACATGCTGAGGTAGAATTCACAACTGATTGGCAGAAAGATGCTGAACGCAGAGATCTCACTATAAATTCTATGTTTTTAG gtTTTGATGGTACCTTATTTGACTACTTCAATGgttatgaagatttaaaaaataagaaagttagGTTTGTTGGACATGCTAAACAGAGGATACAAGAAGATTATCTTCGAATTTTACGATATTTCcg GTTTTATGGGAGAATTGTAGACAAACCTGGTGACCACGATCCTGAGACTCTGGAAGCAATTGCAGAAAATGCAAAAGGCTTGGCTGGAATATCAGGAGAGAGGATTTGGGtggaattgaaaaaaattcttgttgGTAACCATGTAAATCATTTGATTCACCTCCTCTATGATCTTGATGTGGCTCCTTACATAG GCTTACCTACTAGTGCAAGTTTAGAAGAATTTAACAAAGTTAGTAAAAATGCTGATGGTTTTTCACCAAAGCCAATGACTCTCTTGGCCTCATTATTCAAAGTACAGGATGATGTCACAAAATTGGATTTGAGGTTGAAGAtttcaaaagaagagaagaaCCTTGGTATATTCATAGTTAAAAACAGGAAAGATTTAGTTAAAGCAACGGATAGTTCAGAGCCACTGAAACCCTATCAAGACTTCATTATAGAT TCTAGGGAATCTGACGCAATGCCCCGCGTGTGTGAACTCCTGAAGTACCAGGGAGAGCATGGTCTTCTGCAGCAGATGCAGCAGTGGTGCATTCCTCCATTTCCTGTGAGTGGCCATGACATCAGAAAAGTGGGCATTTCTTCAGGAAAAGAAATTGGGGCTCTGTTGCAGCAGTTGCGAGAACAATGGAAAAAAAGCGGCTACCAAATGGAGAAAGACGAACTCCTAAGTTACATAAAGAAGAGCGAAAATTGA